The nucleotide sequence AGGTGGAGCAAATTGCACTATTCTATCTTCTTCAATAAAAGCAATTTCTTTTTTCTTGCGTAGTGATTCTACCTGGTCAAGGTTTAATTTAAGCGCAACCCCGTTTATAGTTTTACTATAAACCGCAAGAAGTTCGGTATCAGGAATATTCGCTTCAGATAATACTTTTTTGGTAGTATTAGCTACAGCTTCCTGAGCCTTGGTATAACTTTCTGGATACTTTGAAGTAGCGTCTCCGGTTACTTTTTTATTGAAAACAACAATGTATTGGCCTTCAATAATATTTGACGAAGAGGGCGCAACCAATTCTTCATCAATTTGTTGATCTCTTTGTTCATCTTGCGAACATGAGAACAAGAAAGTGGCAACTAATGCAGTTACCGCGAGTGGTTTGAATTTGTTTAAAATCATAAATTTAAATGTTTGGTTAAAAAAAGGTTAATAGATCGACCAAATCTATCATTTTATCGACAAAAAACAAACTTTTGAATATAACAATTCATAATTTAACAAACATATGATTTCCATAATTTCTAAAATTGATACATAAAAAAAGCGCTATTTGGCATTCCAAATAGCGCTTTTTCAAATTTTAAAATCTATAAATTTTTAATCTTCAGCCTTTTCGCCTTCCCATTCCATAAATCCACCTGCAAGATTATAAGTATTCGCAAAACCCATTTGGTCTAAAATAGTACAGGCCTGTGCACTTCGTTTTCCTGAACGGCAATAGATATAATAATTTTTATCCTTATCCAGCTTTTCAACTTCATTTATAAACTCCTGACCTTTATAAAAATCAAGGTTCTTGGCACTTGGAATATAGCCATCTTCTACTTCATCCTGAGTTCTTACATCCAAAATTACGGCTTGATCATCTTTTTCCAACTTTGCTTTCCATTCTTCCTGACTAAGTTCTTTCATAAACTCCTATTTTTTCAATTCTCCCCGCTAGGGAATTCGTTATTATTTTCCATTTTATTTTACGTAAAGATATTGAAAGTTTTAAAAAATACCGACTTCAGGCCACTGGATTACACAGCGAAAATTTTAACATTTCATTTTAATTTAAATAATAAAACTGCTTTATATTTGTATGTACAAATGTTGTTGGAACAAATGAAACTTGAAGATCAATTAAAGACCAGTAATTTACCATTAGCACGAAAGTTAAGTCTTGGGATATTGGTAACCGCAAATTATATAGACGATAAGGTTGCCGAAGCACTAAAACCCTTCGATATTTCCATTCCTCAATTTAATGTGCTACGCATTTTACGCGGACAAAAAGGAAAACCGGCTAACCTAAGCACTATTCAAGAGCGGATGGTAAGTAAAATGAGTAACACTACCCGATTGGTAGATAAGTTGATCACAAAAGGTTTAGCCGAACGGGTTATTTGCGAAGCTAATCGCCGCAAGGTAGAAATTAGTATAACTAAAGAAGGGCTTCAACTTTTAAAAGAAATAGACCCCGTGGTAGATGCGGTTGAAGCAAATATGACCGAGAATTTAACTGAAGAAAACATAGAGTACATCACAAATTGCTTAAATGAAATAAGAAAATAACTATGGAAAATTATAATGAAAAACTAAACTGGAGATATGCCACCAAGAAGTTTAATCCAGAAAAATCCTTAAGTCAGGAAGATGTCAATTATTTACAAAAAAGCATCCAGCTTTCGGCTTCATCTTACGGCCTACAGCCTTACGAAGTTTTTGTTGTAACAGATAAAGAGACGAAAGAAAAACTAAAAGAAGCTGCCTGGGGCCAGTCGCAACTTACCGATGCCTCCCACGTATTTATTTTTGCAGGACTTAAAAAACTAAACGAAGATTACATAGATTCCTATTTAGAGAACATTAGTAAAATTAGAGAAGTTCAGGTTCAGGATTTAAGCGGATTAAAAGATATGCTTACTTCAAACATTTTAGGAAAACCTGAAGATCAACAAAAAATCTGGGCACAGAAGCAAACCTATATCGCATTAGGAAATTTACTTTCAGCAGCAGCCCATTTAAAGGTTGATACCTGCCCTATGGAAGGTTTTGATGCTGAAAAATTTGATGAGATACTGGGAATTTCAGGAACAAATTTAACTACCGCAGTTATTGCCACGGCTGGTTATAGAAGTGACGAAGACCAATTACAGCACGCCAAAAAAGTAAGAAAACAAGAAGAAGAATTATTCCATTTAATATAAATCAAAACTAAATTAATTAAAATCAAAAATTGTTATGAAAAAGAATCTATTTAAAGGTGCCCTTGCATCTACAGTTATCGTATCCCTTTTATCTTTTACCAATGTAAACGCACAGGAAAGTAAAGTTGAAGTAAAAGACAGCAACATAGAATGGGAAGGCGAAAAAGTAACCGGTTCTCATGAGGGAACTATAGACTTGAAAGACGGTTATTTCATTATGGAAAATGACGAGCTTAAAGGTGGTGAGTTTGTAATGGATATGACTTCTATTACGGTAACAGATCTTGAAGGTGAAGACAAAGGAAAGTTAGAAGGTCACTTAAAGTCTGATGACTTTTTTGGAGTGAATAATCACCCTACCGCTAAATTGGTAATTACCAGCGTAGCGAAGAAAAGTAACGGAACTTACGGTGTAGTTGCCGATCTTACCATTAAAGAAAAAACTAACTCCATTACTTTCGATTTAGATATGGACAATAATTCGGCTTCTACCGAATTAACCATAGACAGGTCTAAATACGATGTTCGTTATGGCTCAGGAAGTTTCTTTGATAACCTTGGAGACAAAACTATCTACGATAACTTTGAGCTGGACGTAGAATTAAAATTCTAAACTGTACCGGGAAGAAAATTGCTATTGAAAAAGAAAAATTGAATTATTATGGAAAAACAAGTAAATACCCAGGCCAGTAATATCGCCTGGAAAGGTAAAAAAGTTTTAGGATCACACTCAGGAACCATCGATTTAAAAGATGGGAAATTCAAGTTCGAAAACGATGAAATCGTAGGTGGCGAATTTGTAATGGATATGACCACTATTACGGTAACCGATCTTAAAGGTGACGATAAAGCAGGATTGGAAGGTCACTTAAATTCAGACGATTTCTTTGGCGTAGATAATCACCCAACATCAAAACTGGTAATAACCAGCGTAGCCAAAAAAGATGATGGTACTTATGGTGTGGTTGGCGATCT is from Salegentibacter mishustinae and encodes:
- a CDS encoding rhodanese-like domain-containing protein — protein: MKELSQEEWKAKLEKDDQAVILDVRTQDEVEDGYIPSAKNLDFYKGQEFINEVEKLDKDKNYYIYCRSGKRSAQACTILDQMGFANTYNLAGGFMEWEGEKAED
- a CDS encoding MarR family winged helix-turn-helix transcriptional regulator, with translation MKLEDQLKTSNLPLARKLSLGILVTANYIDDKVAEALKPFDISIPQFNVLRILRGQKGKPANLSTIQERMVSKMSNTTRLVDKLITKGLAERVICEANRRKVEISITKEGLQLLKEIDPVVDAVEANMTENLTEENIEYITNCLNEIRK
- a CDS encoding NAD(P)H-dependent oxidoreductase, which encodes MENYNEKLNWRYATKKFNPEKSLSQEDVNYLQKSIQLSASSYGLQPYEVFVVTDKETKEKLKEAAWGQSQLTDASHVFIFAGLKKLNEDYIDSYLENISKIREVQVQDLSGLKDMLTSNILGKPEDQQKIWAQKQTYIALGNLLSAAAHLKVDTCPMEGFDAEKFDEILGISGTNLTTAVIATAGYRSDEDQLQHAKKVRKQEEELFHLI
- a CDS encoding YceI family protein produces the protein MKKNLFKGALASTVIVSLLSFTNVNAQESKVEVKDSNIEWEGEKVTGSHEGTIDLKDGYFIMENDELKGGEFVMDMTSITVTDLEGEDKGKLEGHLKSDDFFGVNNHPTAKLVITSVAKKSNGTYGVVADLTIKEKTNSITFDLDMDNNSASTELTIDRSKYDVRYGSGSFFDNLGDKTIYDNFELDVELKF
- a CDS encoding YceI family protein, translating into MEKQVNTQASNIAWKGKKVLGSHSGTIDLKDGKFKFENDEIVGGEFVMDMTTITVTDLKGDDKAGLEGHLNSDDFFGVDNHPTSKLVITSVAKKDDGTYGVVGDLTIKENTHPVTFDLDYNNNTATTKLTIDRSKYNVKYNSGSFFSGLGDQTIYDNFDLNIELKF